From bacterium, one genomic window encodes:
- a CDS encoding DUF3365 domain-containing protein encodes MEFLATNEARSNWNKDQSFRRWATRHGGLYVRPDERTPPSPYLAHLPDRDLVTVDGLRLTLMNPAYMMRQMTEEFEKEYGIKGSITGKVLLNPINQADPWELQALERFDVKEQEEIVELATIGGDRYLRLMRPMVMEEGCMKCHGHLGFEVGDIRGGVSVSIPLEPYYASVQNTVTAAKGSHLTAWVIGLISIAAFSAVNRRREDKLQEAEQTVIRSQKMDALGKLSGGIAHDFNNLLVVMSGYAGMLAEGADHASEVRQYAGEILSASERARKLTQKLLGFSRGRPTENAAVDINSLLREDEEMLSKSLMARIELRLELADGLWSAWLDRNNLEDAILNLALNSLHAMPGAGRLTISTSNVQLAALEARELGLKKGQYVQVSVTDTGCGMDEAVRHKMFDPFFTTKGEEGTGLGMNQVYGFAQRSRGAVTVFSAPGEGTRVSLFVPRHRSHLDIGQTVDESQEPSGRTDEVILVVEDEPAVRKVAARILSSKGYRVLEAGDGLEALEILTRESVDLVFSDVIMPNMDGHQLAAIVRERHPATPVQLTSGFDDRRGGSASAYPGSILSKPYTSSAMLKLIRQRLDEAPREKREDRPTTTTG; translated from the coding sequence ACTGGAACAAGGATCAGTCGTTCCGGCGGTGGGCGACCCGGCACGGTGGGCTCTACGTGCGGCCCGACGAGCGGACCCCGCCCAGTCCGTACCTCGCTCACCTTCCCGATCGCGACCTGGTCACCGTCGACGGGTTGCGCCTCACCCTGATGAACCCGGCATACATGATGCGCCAGATGACCGAGGAGTTCGAGAAGGAGTACGGCATCAAGGGGAGCATCACGGGCAAGGTCCTGCTCAACCCCATCAATCAGGCGGACCCGTGGGAGCTGCAGGCGCTCGAGCGCTTCGACGTGAAGGAGCAGGAAGAGATCGTCGAACTCGCGACGATCGGCGGCGATCGCTACCTGCGCCTGATGCGCCCCATGGTCATGGAAGAGGGCTGCATGAAATGCCACGGTCACCTCGGATTCGAGGTGGGCGACATCCGTGGAGGGGTCAGCGTATCCATCCCCCTCGAGCCCTACTACGCTTCGGTCCAGAATACGGTGACTGCCGCAAAGGGAAGCCATCTCACCGCGTGGGTCATCGGCCTGATCTCGATTGCCGCCTTCTCCGCCGTCAATCGCCGGCGCGAAGACAAGCTGCAGGAGGCCGAACAGACCGTCATTCGCAGCCAGAAGATGGACGCGCTCGGAAAGCTCTCGGGCGGGATCGCGCACGATTTCAACAACCTGCTCGTGGTGATGAGCGGCTACGCCGGTATGCTGGCGGAGGGCGCCGATCACGCCTCGGAAGTGCGACAGTACGCCGGAGAGATCCTCAGCGCATCCGAGCGCGCCCGCAAGCTGACGCAGAAGCTCCTGGGGTTCTCGCGCGGCAGGCCTACCGAGAACGCAGCGGTCGATATCAATTCGCTGCTTCGCGAAGACGAGGAGATGCTCAGCAAGTCCTTGATGGCGCGGATCGAATTGCGGCTGGAACTCGCGGATGGCCTCTGGTCGGCCTGGCTCGACAGGAATAACCTCGAAGATGCGATCCTGAACTTGGCGCTCAACTCTCTACACGCCATGCCCGGCGCAGGTCGCCTCACGATCTCGACGAGTAATGTGCAGCTCGCGGCACTCGAGGCTCGAGAGCTGGGATTGAAGAAGGGCCAGTACGTTCAGGTTTCGGTGACGGACACCGGCTGCGGTATGGACGAAGCGGTTCGCCACAAGATGTTCGACCCGTTCTTCACCACGAAGGGGGAAGAAGGTACCGGACTCGGCATGAATCAGGTCTATGGTTTCGCGCAGCGCTCCCGAGGTGCGGTCACGGTATTCTCGGCGCCCGGAGAGGGGACTCGCGTCTCCCTCTTCGTCCCCCGCCATCGATCCCATCTCGACATCGGCCAGACGGTCGACGAATCCCAGGAACCGAGCGGGCGGACCGACGAGGTGATTCTCGTCGTCGAAGATGAGCCCGCCGTACGCAAGGTTGCAGCGCGGATCCTGAGCTCCAAGGGCTACCGCGTGCTCGAAGCGGGAGATGGTCTCGAGGCCCTGGAAATTCTCACCCGGGAATCCGTCGATCTCGTCTTCAGCGACGTCATCATGCCCAACATGGATGGGCATCAGCTAGCGGCGATCGTGCGCGAGCGCCATCCCGCGACCCCCGTCCAGCTGACGAGCGGCTTCGACGACAGGCGCGGCGGCTCTGCGTCGGCCTACCCGGGGTCGATCCTGAGCAAGCCCTATACCTCTTCGGCCATGCTGAAGTTGATACGCCAGCGCCTGGATGAGGCCCCGCGAGAAAAGCGCGAGGATCGACCGACGACCACGACGGGATAG